In Synechococcus sp. PCC 6312, one genomic interval encodes:
- a CDS encoding DUF5615 family PIN-like protein has product MARFLADENFNNQIVRGVLRQSPDVDIVRVQGVGLSGIDDPTVLEWAAQEERIVLTHDVATMTTFAYERIQSGLRMPGLFEVSRRVPVGLAIEEIILIAECSLEGEWEGQVRFLPLR; this is encoded by the coding sequence ATGGCTCGATTCCTGGCTGATGAAAATTTTAACAACCAAATTGTGCGGGGTGTTCTTCGTCAAAGTCCAGATGTTGATATTGTGCGTGTTCAAGGTGTTGGTTTGTCCGGAATAGATGACCCAACCGTTTTAGAATGGGCAGCCCAAGAAGAACGAATTGTCTTGACCCATGATGTTGCTACCATGACAACTTTTGCATATGAGCGCATTCAATCTGGATTACGTATGCCTGGATTATTTGAGGTGAGCCGTCGTGTTCCAGTAGGGTTAGCAATTGAGGAAATTATCTTGATTGCCGAGTGTAGTCTTGAGGGAGAATGGGAGGGTCAGGTAAGGTTTCTTCCTCTTCGCTAA
- a CDS encoding DUF433 domain-containing protein: protein MALAIALEPAPIETDAYGVVRVSRTRVTLDTVVTAFLEGCTPEEIGEQYPSLQLPDIYLVIGYYLRHRDEVHTYLSERQRQANIIQQEAEQRFNPIGIRDRLLARRNQSR from the coding sequence ATGGCTCTAGCAATTGCCCTTGAACCTGCGCCTATAGAGACTGATGCTTATGGTGTTGTGCGAGTGTCTAGAACTCGTGTAACCCTAGATACTGTCGTGACGGCTTTTTTAGAGGGATGTACACCAGAGGAAATAGGAGAGCAGTATCCATCGCTTCAACTACCAGATATATATCTTGTTATTGGTTACTACCTCAGACATCGGGATGAGGTTCATACCTATCTTTCAGAACGCCAGCGTCAGGCGAATATAATTCAGCAAGAGGCTGAACAGCGGTTTAATCCTATTGGAATACGTGATCGCTTACTTGCTAGGCGAAATCAATCCAGGTGA